A single genomic interval of Helianthus annuus cultivar XRQ/B chromosome 13, HanXRQr2.0-SUNRISE, whole genome shotgun sequence harbors:
- the LOC110900842 gene encoding uncharacterized protein LOC110900842 codes for MEQGEYITIDSISSKWRKMNTLIQRFCGFYNTTLANKPSGWNHENVFNEAVCLYENESKAPFPYVRAWLVVKDQPKWKGCQNEVAHAKRATKRSKTSKSGSYSVGGSTGRCQININDEPDYEEEPIEDGERPLGRDKSKKIAAEKRKQAASGSGGGSRLEGVMAELKSFKEIFNDTQTEKVKMKKKKTSRVEAKEATRSA; via the coding sequence ATGGAACAAGGCGAGTACATAACCATTGATTCTATCAGCTCGAAGTGGCGCAAGATGAATACGTTGATCCAACGCTTTTGTGGGTTTTATAACACAACTCTCGCCAACAAACCGAGTGGGTGGAaccacgaaaatgttttcaatgaAGCAGTGTGTTTATACGAAAATGAGAGCAAAGCTCCTTTCCCATATGTCCGTGCTTGGCTAGTTGTAAAGGATCAACCAAAATGGAAGGGATGTCAAAATGAGGTTGCACACGCGAAACGAGCAACGAAACGGTCTAAAACTTCCAAGTCAGGAAGTTATAGCGTTGGAGGCTCAACCGGTCGTTGCCAAATAAATATCAACGACGAGCCCGACTATGAGGAGGAGCCGATTGAAGATGGAGAACGTCCCCTAGGAAGGGACAAAAGTAAAAAAATAGCGGCTGAAAAAAGGAAACAAGCCGCATCGGGAAGTGGTGGTGGTTCGAGGTTGGAAGGTGTTATGGCCGAGTTGAAATCATTCAAGGAAATCTTTAACGACACGCAAACCGAGAAAGtaaagatgaaaaaaaaaaaaactagccgAGTAGAAGCTAAAGAAGCAACAAGAAGCGCATGA